The following are from one region of the Nicotiana tomentosiformis chromosome 7, ASM39032v3, whole genome shotgun sequence genome:
- the LOC138895983 gene encoding uncharacterized protein yields MEKYTPKLKVNKVAWECPSPGWVKINTDGVSRGNPERSSIGFVLRNEQGDVLYASSKEIQKGTNTEAEARAVLEALKYCAGHDYILIDLHTDSVLVKNVVEGLWSVPWAVAMLNKGCKEIMGVKERSSMEEEKECNIIVCHLVQIPLEENLVVLALSAHSLEGVLLVNTSMEARRTSSVLGTEIAMHTFNYRRYKQRTQTTGRA; encoded by the exons atggagaAATACACACCTAAATTGAAGGTCAATAAGGTGGCATGGGAATGTCCAAGTCCAGGTTGGGTGAAAATAAATACAGATGGGGTATCTAGGGGTAATCCAGAAAGGAGCTCGATTGGTTTTGTGTTGCGGAATGAACAAGGAGATGTTTTATATGCGTCTAGTAAAGAAATTCAGAAAGGAACAAATACTGAGGCTGAGGCAAGGGCAGTACTAGAGGCTTTAAAATATTGTGCTGGTCATGACTATATTCTTATTGATTTGCACACTGACTCGGTGCTAGTCAAGAATGTAGTAGAGGGTTTATGGTCTGTGCCATGGGCTGTGGCTATGCTG AATAAAGGTTGCAAGGAGATAATGGGTGTAAAAGAGAGGAGTTCAATGGAGGAGGAGAAGGAATGCAACATCATTGTGTGCCACCTAGTTCAAATCCCATTGGAGGAGAACCTG GTGGTATTAGCGCTTAGTGCTCATTCCCTTGAAGGAGTATTACTAGTAAACACAAGCATGGAAGCAAGGAGGACGTCTAGTGTACTAGGGACTGAAATAGCTATGCACACCTTCAATTATCGAAG ATACAAACAAAGGACTCAAACCACTGGACGTGCATGA
- the LOC138895984 gene encoding uncharacterized protein: protein MKAFERLVNMNRQHHIQFIVLIEPMQKASKLERYRRRLGIHQTFANVSNKIWVFVDEDHAVVVLMDMEQQLTLHLTNMDSYKTFIVTLVYVKFAPIERIELWDSIYALARDMTTPWLVGGDFNIIWDEDEKFGGLSVSLNEINDCRHCVNTCNLFDLGFKGSIFTWWNGRAEEDVWLILNINKCCLASKSLIYPK from the coding sequence ATGAAAGCCTTTGAAAGGCTTGTCAACATGAATAGGCAGCATCACATTCAATTTATAGTACTAATAGAGCCAATGCAAAAGGCTAGCAAACTGGAAAGATACAGGAGAAGACTGGGCATTCATCAAACTTTTGCTAATGTGTCAAATAAGATTTGGGTATTCGTGGATGAAGATCATGCAGTTGTTGTGCTCATGGACATGGAGCAACAATTAACATTACATCTAACAAATATGGATTCGTACAAGACTTTCATTGTCACATTGGTGTATGTGAAATTTGCTCCAATTGAAAGAATTGAACTATGGGATTCTATTTATGCATTAGCTAGAGACATGACTACACCTTGGTTAGTCGGAGGAGATTTCAATATAATATGGGATGAGGATGAAAAGTTTGGTGGCTTGTCGGTGTCTCTAAATGAAATTAATGATTGTAGACATTGCGTAAACACATGTAACTTGTTTGATCTTGGCTTTAAAGGGAGTATATTTACTTGGTGGAATGGAAGAGCAGAAGAGGATGTTTGGCTAATTTTGAATATCAACAAATGTTGCCTGGCATCGAAGTCACTCATTTATCCAAAATAG